The sequence CTTAAGGAAGTACTCTCTCTACATTGTCAGATAAAACTGATCGGCAACTGAATTTTAAGTGTATAAAAATCATATCTATTTGGCATTGTAATAAAAATTGGTCACTTCTAATAGTTTGTTAGAAACTAGTGTTTGTTAAAAATTACTTCATATTGATGGAAATCTCACATTTATCAACTTAAATACTCCTATATATTTTGTAGATGGCAGGATGCGCCAAGTCTGGGCTGTGGTACTAACGCTTACACACGTAGCAAGTTACCTGATGGATCTTTCCCTTTAAAAAATTGAGTTAATATCGTGTGGGCTGCAATTTAACTATTCAATTTGCATATTGTATTTACTTCTATTTCCATTCTAGAATTTCGTCATTCATATACTTGAAATCTCGTCCTAACTTCACCTATTAGAACCAAAACTTGAATATATGAGTGGCATGGAATTTTCCTTTCCAAGTGAAATTTCCCAATATATGAAAGAGTGACCACTTTTTCTTTGTCATGACTTATAACGCTAAACTTCCTGGAAGTTCTCTTGCATttggaaaataacaaaagaccATATGCCTGGACTGCTTGAATCTTTCCTGGAAATAATGTACTCCCTTCATTCCAAATACTTTTCGATTTTTGAGAGTCAAACAAATTATTTCTTGACCCCAACTTTTTAATAtgcattttaaatattttgaattattaattattgtgacttataaTACGTTTATATAGTTTTCAAATatgtaaattctatttcaaaGAACTTCAAGATTCTATGTTCGAAATTTTTGATTAAAGTTAAGACGTGTATTCTCTCGAAATCCGAAAATAACATTTTTTTGGAACAGAGGAAAGACATGATATTGATAATTTTTTCGAATGATATCTAACCCTTAAACTATGATCAAGTAATGATGCAATTAATTATGCTTAGCGTACGAATCCTCAAGGTTAATTACCTAATGAAATCCACAATTAAAGGTGGAAGTGATCGGTTCTTTAGTTCtaattatttcattttcaagcaaatttaaatatatatatatatatatatatatatatatatatatatatatatatatatatatatatatataaaagaaggAATCAACCACTTCCTCAAACGATGAGAAAAAAGCTCTTACCATGATGATGTTTGTTGATCTTTGATAAAAGGAAGAAAGCAAGAATAGTAACACATAcacttttttttcgtttttacaAAATTTGAGACGTACGTAAGTATAGTATAATGCAAATAAAGCAAAAAGGACATACAGAAAAAGACACTTTCTTCCCACCTCACCTATATGATATGATTAATACTAATAACTAACCTAAGAGAAGAAAACCGATACTTCTAGCAACCATCTATGATATATCTGCTTTCCCCCCACCCACACCCAAACACACACTCTTCTTTTCTAAACCTTTCTATACTACTtacgaaaattaatttaattaggagTGATTTGATTGGAAAAAAGTTATTCCAGAATTAATTATTTCGGAATTAGTTATTTCGGTATTAGTTATTCCTCCTTTCTAtaagaataaaaaaatactacaatttCGGAATAACTAATCTCGGGATTAATTATATCGTATTTTTCTACCAACCAAACATAGGATAAACTCCTTTTAAACTTAGTCCCGAAATTAATTATTCTTTATCAGATGAGCCCTAGGGTTGGGTAAATCACCTTACACCTAGCATAGTTACTcatccaaaaaaagaagaaggaaaccGTTATCCCTCCCAATAATAACGGTGGAATAACCAACAAATAATCGCTGTCAATAAAATTTTGTCaaatccaaaaaacaaaaagaataaacTAGTCTATCATCCATCCTCATTTTCAATTTCAACTACCATCAACTTAAACAAAAGACTCACTTCGTCAAAAGTAGAAAACCAAGAGCTATTTTCCCAAAATTTTCCAACAATTGTCCAATAGGAACATTTTATTATGTGTTTAGGTGCTCAATTGGAATACGCCTTAATTcgaataattaaataaaatatgcaGGCAAGTTTAAGGGGTGTTTAATAATTCGCCAAAAAgacagaaagaaggaaaaattaattaaattaccaTGGACATACAAGCAATTTAACAATTCTACTACCATGCATGAAAACTTCGTATAACTtagaagaaagaaataaaaactaattaaaccaTTAGGAGtttataatttcaaattttaactaACGTGAACCAAATAAGTAAACAGAAAGCCAAAAACCATGCACCACCCCCACCAGTCATGGTGGCGGAGAAGCTTACCGCTTTTAGAGGTGAATCCACGCTCCGAGAACCGCGCGTAGCACTTGGTCATAAACATATCTCCCCAAGGTGAGGACCCACACTCACTTTTCAGCTGTCTGATCGCCTCCGATAAGCAATCATCACACTCACTCACACTCAAATCTTGTGTACACTGCGCCACAGCCTGAATTTTCCCCGACCCGCCAACTCTAAAATATTGACCCTGTGGCACAGCTCCTAAATACGTTAATACGGCGTCGTTCCGAGTCAACATTTCATTATCATCCATAATCGACGGTCCACATTTGTGCATGACAACACCTTTGTCTTCCACACCTAGAAAAGAAACATTATCGTACTTCACGAAACACCCATCTAACTGCAACGCGCCGCCGCACGTGGTGGTGCATAGCGTCCCGACTCTGCTCACCGCCGTAGCCACGCATTTCCGGCAGTCGGAGTTTCCCAAGTCGCCTCGGCACTGAAAGAGGCCgtaaacgatgtcgttttgactcGAACCAGGTAGAGAAATCTTGAAGTTGTTGAAATTTGCGTAAGATGCTGAGTTGACTAGTGAAGTTAGAAGCGAATTAACGTTTGACTCGTAAACTGTACCAGGATTGTATTTCTGCTGTGAACATCCGCCATAAACAAAGGATTGTATCGAAGCATTAGATTGGTACGTGAAAAACAAGAATATAATTATCATATAAACAAGAAGAACATGAAGAGAAAATTCTTTGACATACAGCTTCATGTTTAGTTTTTTCTTCTTGGTGGTTGAAGTAATGGGCAGTGTTAAATTATAAGtattttatatgtgattaaagttAAAGAGGTATGGGAAATGGACcaagggtctatatatatataggacGACGAGTATAATTAGGGcatgaaaaaagaagagaaaaatgtaaGTCTTTGGCGTTTGGTATAGTGAGGGGCTATAGATAACGGATACAGTTTTTATGgacagagaaaaataatacagTGTAGTTGTGCTTTTGTTTAGAAGTAGTGTTTACAAAGGCATTTTCTCATTTTGGCTTCTAATGCTTTTTCTCGTGGCTTTCATTTTTCTTGTACTgtaaatgatatatatatatatatatatatatatatatatatatatatatatagaacttAGGTATAACCAAAAAATGATGTTTATCATATCATCAATTGATATTTAAATTTACCTATAATTGACTAATAAATGACCGAATTACATAAATAGTTCTACACCATTAGTGCATTAAACCTTTTCGTTgtattatttttcatgtttttacaTGTATGACTGTTCGctcatataatatttaaaattaaaagagGAAAAGACTAACTAACCGAAAATGCGATGAGGATCTGTTAAAAAAAGtaatctatttatttttttattagtcctctgaaaaagaatgacatatttttaaatttaaaaataattcaaattaaATTTTCTATTATACTTTTAATGATAAatttttatagtcacacaaatgttATCGTATGTTTAAGACTCGAAGTTTAAAACAATCGATAGCAACACATATACTATGACATATTTAAgaccaaaaaatttaaaaatctttttttattcttactgtttaccgtgaaaatggtaataacagtTAAATTTGTAGAtggaactctaaaaatacgtgatctatttctatgccagttgttagagcagttgatgctagatatatgAAGATAAAGGATAAAAATGCGAACTAGAATAGAGTTGTGATCAAACCGAGGGGTTAGCTATCCGGGCCTCGGGCCAACCGATAAGGGCCTCGAGGTTGATGCTTGGGCTcaggctcgagctatcgggggtaaccgaGAAGGGAGtaacagttagaatataattatAGGAGGCTCTTTACGCCGATATcgaacaataaatgaagaacaagtatgaaagaaataaatgagagaggtagtctcgagcgagtaagttagagagaaaagaaagagagagagagttgttattgatcttgtgtagaacaGTTGGAGCAACCCCTTACAAAGTACCAATGACCCCCTTTACATAAGAGGGGGAATCCAAACATAGTACAAGatacattaaatgataaaagcgggaCGGGACAACTAACTAGCTTCATGATGTAGGCGTAGACCAGCGTTAGACTAGCCTGGTAGACTTAACCGGCCCCGGATGCATTCTTCGAAAGCCTCCCGTGCTTGTCGGGGTTTCGGCCAACATTATCCCCAGGCCGGGTGTCGATAGATCTTGAGGGAGGTACCCGACCCAAGGTCTCGAGCCTTCGAGGCGATCTTCTGAAGTACCTTATCGACGAGAAATTGGTCCCCCTGAATTCGCTGtacacagatagtctccgcgtttcttagaTAGAAGCGATGAGAAACGATTGTGACATCTCATTCTATGGGATCCCATAATGACGTCGTGCTGATGACGCAAGCCTCCATGAATACCGAAATATTTCATCGTTTCACTTTTTCAGGGCCATCCGACACGTCGCGATTTCCTGTTCTTCTGGGCCATAATGCCGCCGTTGATTCAGCTCCCGTGAACACATTGAATTCGCCTGTCGTTACGTTTTTTGAGGGCGATAATGGCACCGTCAGTTATTTTGCCCTTCTTTTCTATAAATGGGGCCTTTTGTGATCAGTTTTTCATCCAAGTATCCTCCGATATCTATCCGTTCCTCCTTCTTGCTATTTTTACTCTTTGTTGTTTACCATGTTTGAGGCCCATGGCCTCAAGATTTTATGGCGACATCAGGCGTGCTATGGCCTATCTCCCGGATCTTCTCTGGTCGAACGAGGTTATGCTGCctttatgttattgttgttgttgttgtcgtctcCGCTGGCTCGGGATGATGAAGTAGAGGACCAATTTCCTCCGACCCGAAGAAGTATTTGGATTATACACCGTGCTCAAGAGGGGGATCGGATTATACACCGCTTCTCACCCTCCTTCCTCAGCTTGGCGCATTACACCCCTTTTGGATTCCTTGGGGTATGGCGACATTATCTACTAACTATCGCCTCCCATGCCGGGGCAACGTCTCAAGAAGCGGCTTTATAATAGTAATATTGGCGGAGTTCATACTAGCCAGATTTTTTACCTAGCCACTTTTTGTCTCCTTTCAGCTTCTCCTTCGTCAATTTGCTCTTCTCCATCGCTTTCCCCTTCTACATCTTCCCTTTTGAAGATGCCTTTGCGGGAGGGTCGAGATGAGACTCTCGAGGGGATTAggcttggaagatattgtctttgaggtcgcGCGCTTCAGGAGATGATACCGAAGATGTCGCCATTGAGGACACACTTTTGGGAATATACTAGATTCTTAAGCTTTTGTTGTATGTATGATAACTAGAGATTTTGACGTGTTTCATGCTCtttcttgcttacgctttgattataaattcttacaaaatagtcccaaaaggctcataagttgtgcttgattgcaggttttaTCAACAAAGTGACGAGACGTCAAAGATCGgctaaaaaggagtgaaacctgcacaagtaccaaagacaagacaactcAGGACAAACAGACCTAAAGAGGCCGCAATACattttgtgtggtctgcactagggagattcagagaccTGAATTTGAAGGCATCAAAACAGTGCAGCCGCAGTAGATATTGTACGGCCCGCACTGAAGACACAGCAACCGCACCACCATttcatgcggtccgcagaagcaaTGTTTAGAGAGATGTCAAGTGCCAGGGTTcaagcctgtgcggtccgcagtccattttgcgcggaccacattggaagcctttgcggccgcggtccattctgcgcggtccgcggagcctgggttcagagagttggaattgcagagtcaagagcctagtgcggccgcacaccattttgtgtggtccgcactgaccCCACATGGgcatttttgtttagtttttccagcttagtataaatagaacctttttccattttaggGAATCAGATattagctgcgctcgtgagaagaccatctgtagccattttgggcattttaacTTAGTTTTAACAATAGAATCTCTGTATTTACTTTAGtgtttaattaatatgcctttatcttcatctatttctctgttcttcttttcaagcatgagtagctaaacccgttagctagggttgtggctcaaccctagtgtgggtaattgatgggtattgtgatttagggctagattgactatgagtgtttgttatttgggtcaattttgtggtttaatttatgaattggtgattgcaaacactgatttgtgctaagttgacttggctcttcttgagaaagagagcataagtctccaaaattgacccaacaaggaattgggatggactcaagagaattgatagtcccaattaaagggttaaacctcgagagagtaattaccccacttgaaccctagtttcttgagcaaatttgcctacccatttggtcttgagaaagtcaattgggcaaaatcactctctctaccgagaggtgtgagagtgggtaaaatcgtgcaacagttatagcataattctccaatcatgtcaatcgttccttagaagcaattacccgtcaattagccacctaggtgaaagtcactaccctagtgcctttttatccattagatacaacttttagcaattcttgtttagcataatctagttgcatttataattagtagttgataatagtagtttgttaaagaaaaataaaaaatgattggaagtgatatttggaGCAAATACACAATTCCATTCTAAATATATACttgactccattcctagctccttgaggaaatcgatcccgacccacaaatcgggtaaaagctatttcgaccctctcttcctactttttagtagtgcggagtaggctgcaatcactttttggcgccgttgccagggagttaatggttttggctatctatttagttagttttgtgtattgttcttctttccttctttgttacttacttgtttgtgtcactacTCAGGTACCATCATGGCTTTAAACaatgctaatgaccctcttggaaacatgatagcgggggaggaggtagatgatcttgagaaagatgaggtgcctcttgcacctcaagcTCAACGGAGAGGCCGgtatgccaatgctaatccaaatgacaatattccagaccctctcccggttcctccaagagtggctcccagagtattaccgaaccagggctacgcaagtgctattgtcccaccccgaatctgggcgggcaactttcagataaccaatgtgatgttgaccttacttgagcagcatgggtacttcacgggcgctgcaaatcaaaatgcctacaaacatctcaaggggttagtagatacatgttgggggagcaagcataCGAATGTATCCGAGAATGCGCTAAGATTAAGACTTTTCCtgttctcacttcgggggaaggcattagactggcttgagagactccccaaccattctaTCACAACttaggatgagttggcggataagtttattgccaaattcttctctcctagtcatatggcggcacttcgagatgaaatattagccttcaagcaagagccaacggaaccttttcATGAtatttgggagcggtatagaacgatggtgagggagtgcccaaataatgatatgaccgaggccatgatccaacaaaccttctaccgaggcataaatactacaaatcaatgcattgttaaccaattggcAGGGGCAATTTTATGAAGTTTTCTTATGAAGAGGCATGTgaagtacttgatgaaatggcggacacttcttcagcatggcagagtagagcaaatgtgcctcaaggtgatcCTACGGTTATCCagttgcacaaggaattgcacgaccACGGGCAAGCTATAGCTGAGCTtactactactatgaaccaattggctaagGCGCAGTGGCAACAAGTTTAGAATCCtcaccaagtgaatgccatggaggtgttagtatgcttgtcaacaagagaagcaaaataaggcaacaaaatcaaggaaattctgagcaatttgttgatgaatatgatgggtgtcaaaatgatggttatgatgaccaaagtgaagaggtacaatatatcaacaactatcaaggcaatagagacaactcttcaaatcaacaatggcgaccccaaggaaattggggcaatcaacaacaaggtggtggcaattggaacaacaacaaccaaaacaacaattgggataatcaaaacaacaaccaaggcaattggaatggaaataacaacaattggggcaacaacaataatcaaggtgggtggaacaacaatggaaaccaaggcaaccggggggcAAGACTTttaaaggcccccaatgtaccaacaactgaacaatccaccccctttcccttctcaaggtcctagttcttctggtagtgatatgggtagaattgaaatgatgttcgagcagatgatgaagaggaatacGGATTttgatgcacagttagcttctcacaacacctctatccgaaacttggaggtgcaattaggccaaatctctcagtcattgaatactcgcccgaagggtgctctaccaagtgatacgatagtgaacccaaagggtaggaacaatcatgttatggcggtcacAATAAGAAGTGGGAGAAgcagtgatgtgaatgcctctaaacaaaagaaagtcatgaatgatgatgttgagttgcaagatgacgaagtccctttggtagttgaagatgtggttgatgaaaatgtgaacaatgaagtaaGGATTtatattcaagaagtcgaggtggaaactcaaaatgatgtaaACCCGTCTaaggaacacataattgacatgccggagccggttgtgccaaaagccaaagTTCCTTTGCCAAGGCTACCTCCACCTTATTCTCAAAGGCTCacgaagcagaagaatgataatcagtttaaaaagttcattgacatgatgaagagcttatctattaatgtgcctttggtggaggcacttgaacaaatgccgggttatgcaaaattcatgaaagacttggttacaaagaagcattctatggattgtgaaactataaagatgactcaccaagttagtgctatagtgcatttaATGGTCCCAAAGCTTGAATATCCCGGtgtttcaccattccttgcaccattggaagtgcggattttgccaaggctttatgtgacttgggagctagtatcaatttaatgccctactcgattttcaaaactttgggtatcgggcaacctaggccaacctcaatgagacttcaaatggcggatcgaccgataaagcgacctttgggcattattgatgatgtgcttgtccgggtggacaaatttattttgccggccgactttgtcattttggattgtgaagtgggctatgaggttcctattatcttgggcagacctttccttgcaacggggaaggcattggttgatgtggaagtgggtgagctcactt is a genomic window of Nicotiana tabacum cultivar K326 chromosome 16, ASM71507v2, whole genome shotgun sequence containing:
- the LOC107791378 gene encoding plasmodesmata-located protein 6 isoform X1; the protein is MKLYVKEFSLHVLLVYMIIIFLFFTYQSNASIQSFVYGGCSQQKYNPGTVYESNVNSLLTSLVNSASYANFNNFKISLPGSSQNDIVYGLFQCRGDLGNSDCRKCVATAVSRVGTLCTTTCGGALQLDGCFVKYDNVSFLGVEDKGVVMHKCGPSIMDDNEMLTRNDAVLTYLGAVPQGQYFRVGGSGKIQAVAQCTQDLSVSECDDCLSEAIRQLKSECGSSPWGDMFMTKCYARFSERGFTSKSGDEDVEKTLAITIGLIAGVAVLIVFLSILNKLCEKKGGK